The Halalkalicoccus subterraneus genome has a window encoding:
- a CDS encoding DUF7838 family putative zinc beta-ribbon protein yields MQELDHDCPDCGTERTFYRAASTTLHLGEKVKWHCPECDYGFVKINGIDTSQV; encoded by the coding sequence ATGCAGGAACTCGACCACGACTGTCCGGACTGTGGCACCGAACGGACGTTCTACCGGGCGGCGAGCACGACGCTCCATCTGGGCGAGAAGGTCAAGTGGCACTGCCCCGAGTGCGACTACGGCTTCGTCAAGATCAACGGTATCGACACCAGCCAAGTCTGA